The proteins below are encoded in one region of Engraulis encrasicolus isolate BLACKSEA-1 chromosome 1, IST_EnEncr_1.0, whole genome shotgun sequence:
- the LOC134455003 gene encoding histone H2B 1/2-like, with protein MPEPAKSAPKKGSKKAVTKTAAKSGKKRRRTRRESYAIYVYKVLKQVHPDTGISSKAMGIMNSFVNDIFERIAGEASRLAHYNKRRTVSSREIQTAVRLLLPGELAKHAVSEGTKAVTKYTSAK; from the coding sequence ATGCCTGAACCAGCGAAGTCTGCACCCAAGAAGGGATCCAAGAAGGCCGTTACCAAAACGGCAGCGAAGTCCGGCAAGAAGCGTAGGAGGACCAGGAGGGAAAGTTACGCCATCTATGTCTACAAGGTCCTGAAGCAGGTTCACCCCGACACCGGTATCTCCTCTAAGGCGATGGGCATCATGAACTCCTTCGTGAATGACATCTTTGAGCGTATCGCCGGTGAGGCTTCCCGCCTGGCTCATTATAACAAGCGCCGCACTGTCTCCTCCCGGGAGATTCAGACCGCAGTGCGTCTGCTTCTGCCCGGTGAGCTGGCCAAGCACGCCGTGTCCGAAGGAACCAAGGCCGTGACCAAGTACACCAGTGCCAAGTAA
- the LOC134455025 gene encoding histone H4, producing MSGRGKGGKGLGKGGAKRHRKVLRDNIQGITKPAIRRLARRGGVKRISGLIYEETRGVLKVFLENVIRDAVTYTEHAKRKTVTAMDVVYALKRQGRTLYGFGG from the exons ATGTCTGGAAGAGGCAAAGGAGGTAAGGG actTGGAAAGGGAGGCGCAAAGCGTCATCGTAAAGTCCTTCGTGATAACATCCAGGGCATCACCAAGCCCGCCATCCGCCGCCTGGCTCGCCGTGGTGGCGTGAAGCGTATCTCCGGTCTGATCTACGAGGAGACTCGTGGTGTGCTGAAGGTGTTCCTGGAGAACGTGATCCGCGATGCCGTCACCTACACCGAGCACGCCAAGAGGAAGACCGTGACTGCCATGGATGTGGTCTATGCTCTGAAACGCCAGGGCCGTACTCTGTACGGATTCGGAGGCTGA